The Hujiaoplasma nucleasis DNA window ATAGGTAATATCCATCTTAGTAATTTATCTAACTTCTTAGATTCTTGAATTAATGAATTCATGATCAATTTATCATAAGCTATATTTAAATCATTTTTGTCTAAAACATCATTTAATACTTTCTTATCTGTTAAAATATTTAAATGATGGGGCTTAATTTCAATATGGGTTACTTTTTGATGCTTCCAGTTTTTTATATATAGATGTTTTAATTTTATGGTTTTTTGTTTTATGATATTATCAAGTGTTTGAAGATATAAACTTTCTGTTTCTTCTTGCTTACGTATAGACTTATCTGAATAAATAACTTCTTGTGAAATGTTATGAGCCATTAATTGAATTAAAGAGCTTTTGACTTTATTAAATTCATAATTCATGGCTTGGTAAGCATATGAAAAATTAAATAAGCCTTCATAAGCCTTACTTAATTTATTTGAAAATCTTTCTGTCACTCTTTTATCTCTAGTATTCAATAAGATATATAAGTGATGATGGTTTTCAAGCTTATAAGCAAGTGAATGGTGGTTAGAAAAGGAAGAGATTTGGGATAGTAAATCATTGAGTTTATCTAGATAAACACTAAAACCATAATATTGAATGACTGATTTATAATTGCTTATATCGATCAATAAGACACCATGATTTTGATTTTTCTTCCATTCTAAATCTTGTTCATTAAGATTGTTTTCTTTGACTTCTTCTACCAAAAGATAGATATCATAATCTAATAAAAACGACCAGAGTCTAAGTTCATCTTGCTTATAAGAGACTTGCCAAGACTTTGCTTGGATCAGTTGGTCTAGATAGAGCATAGGACTCATTTCTTTTTGAATTTCATTGAAGGCAACCATATCTTTTTCTAAATTTAATATTTTTTTTGCTTGTTGATTCAAGAAAATCATCTGATGATTCTTTATTTTTACCAATCCTAAATCTTTCATATCCATGAATGATTTAAGGGCATGAAGTTCCATATCTTGATTGTTTTTCAATTGATATTGGCGTAATTTCCCGGATAAGATTAGAGCACTTAAAATAGTTATTTTTTTTCCTAAATCAAAGTTATCTTTTCTTGTATAGCTTAGGAGAAATTCATTTTCTTGCACTTTTTCTACAAAGATATAATCTGTAGTATCATCAACAAAGATAAAAGTATCCATTAACATTCTTGGATAAGTATTTTTATAGTCATCTTTTAAAATATCATCAATAATTAGATGATAATCTTCATAAGTTTTTTCTAATAATAAATTTTTAGAAAAATGCAATAATTCTACTTTTGCATTTATTATTTTTAAATAAACTAACTTATTAAAAACCTTACTTCGATCTAAGTCTATAAATGTTTGACGTATAATTTCTCTTTCTTTAAGGTATATTTGTTGGTCTTTTAATTGAGACAGTAAAATTTGATAATAATTAAAATCATCAAAATGGATACTCTCTCTTTGCTTTAACTCATTTAAGTAGTTATTTGCTTCTATATAGGCTTGTGAATTAAGTTCTTTTAATAAGGGCAAAGCTGAAGAGAAAAAATTGATTTTTGCTTGAATGGATGCTTGATTGATGACTTTATCAAGATATCTTTTATAAAATTCATAAGCATCTGTATATCTTTCTAATCCTATAGATAAACGAATAAAGCGGTTTAAATATGATAACTTTCGCTGACTTTTGATAAAGAAGTCTTCATAGATTTTCATGGAATCAATCAATCCGTTTTCTTGATAAGCAAGATCTGATTCAACCAATAAAAACATTTCGTTTGCTTTGTTTTTATCAAAATTAAGGGCATATGTATAAGCGTTCTTTGCTTGTGATATGTCTTTTTCTTGGATGTATAATAAAGCAAGTTTCAAATATTTATTAATAATATTTTGAGATGAGATATGATCTTCTATAGCCTCTAAGGCTTGGATAGCATCTTTAATACGTTGCAGTCCTTCATAACAAATGGCCAAATAAAATTGATGGATGGTTTTACTTTTTTTTGTTTCTAGGTATTTTTCTTTAGATATAAGAATATTAAGTAATGAAGGATAATCTTCAATTTCAAGTAGAATTTCTATATATAAATCATGCAATTTAATTAAATCTTCGTGTTTGTTTAATGGACCATGGTTTTTAATATCATTTAAATAATCAATAGCTTCTTTATAAAGCTTTTCTTTAAATAGACTTCTAAAGTATGTATCAACTTGGTCCATCAATAAAAAACCCTTATCATCTAAAGGTATTTTATGATCATTCACCTTTGGTTTTATATCAGTCATGCTTAACCTCATGTAATTCTTGAAAGACTTCTTGGGTCTTTAGGTTAATTAAATAGATATGAATTTTATAATCTTCTATAATCATTTTAGCATAAGATGGAAAAAGATGGGATCTTGAATAAGATAAAGCACCCGGATTTAATAAAATTAATTGATTTTCTTGAATCAACTTAGCTTTGTGTGTGTGACCATAAAGGGCTAAATCCATTCTTAAGATTTTTGCTTTTTCCTTTAAATTTGATAAACCAAATTTAACAAAATATCGGTGACCATGAGTTAAAAACAAGGAAAAAGCTCCTAAATTTTCAACAATATCAAAAGGCACTTTTGGCCCAAAAGGATAATTGCCTCTTACTGAAGATATATTTTCTTCTTCAAGAAATTCAAGTGAAAAGCCTGAATCACCTAAACAATATATCTTATCTATATTTTGTTCATATAAACGCATTTCTTGATAGGCTTGTAAGTCTCCATGTGTATCAGAAAAGATCAGGATATTCATTTTTCAAGTCCTTTATTAGTAAATCCATGGCTTTGGCCCGGTGGGAAAATTTATTTTTTTCTTGGATGTCTAATTGAGCTAAAGTTTGGTTAAGTTCATTAATTTTAAAGATTGGGTCATAGCCAAAACCATGGTGACCTTGAGGTTGGTCAATAATTTCTCCATGGACTTGACCTTCATAAAATCTAGGTTTTTCAAATGGTAGGATTAAACAGATACTTGTATGAAAATAGGCTTTACGATTTTCTATACCTTTAAGCTTCTTTATCAATAGTTTATTATTGGCTTCATCAGTCATTTGTATTGAAAATCGTTTTGAGTGGACACCAAGTTCGTCTGGTAAACTTTCTACAACCAAACCTGAATCATCAGCTATACAAGCTTTATTCGTCATTCGATGAACTGTATCAGCTTTTAAAAAAGCGTTTTGACGAAAAGTTTTACCTGTTTCAGGTATATCTTCTATGGGAAGGATATTTTTATATGGAATCAATTTAATTGGTTTTAACTTATCTTGATATTCTTTGATTTTGCCAGGATTATCGCTGACGATAATAATTTCCATCATATAGAAAAAAAGTTAAGTATTAACTTAACTTAATCTTTCTCCCATTTAACCATTTAGAAAATTTCTTAGAATTATCATTGTGACCTACAAACAATAACTCAT harbors:
- a CDS encoding metallophosphoesterase family protein; translated protein: MNILIFSDTHGDLQAYQEMRLYEQNIDKIYCLGDSGFSLEFLEEENISSVRGNYPFGPKVPFDIVENLGAFSLFLTHGHRYFVKFGLSNLKEKAKILRMDLALYGHTHKAKLIQENQLILLNPGALSYSRSHLFPSYAKMIIEDYKIHIYLINLKTQEVFQELHEVKHD
- a CDS encoding tetratricopeptide repeat protein codes for the protein MTDIKPKVNDHKIPLDDKGFLLMDQVDTYFRSLFKEKLYKEAIDYLNDIKNHGPLNKHEDLIKLHDLYIEILLEIEDYPSLLNILISKEKYLETKKSKTIHQFYLAICYEGLQRIKDAIQALEAIEDHISSQNIINKYLKLALLYIQEKDISQAKNAYTYALNFDKNKANEMFLLVESDLAYQENGLIDSMKIYEDFFIKSQRKLSYLNRFIRLSIGLERYTDAYEFYKRYLDKVINQASIQAKINFFSSALPLLKELNSQAYIEANNYLNELKQRESIHFDDFNYYQILLSQLKDQQIYLKEREIIRQTFIDLDRSKVFNKLVYLKIINAKVELLHFSKNLLLEKTYEDYHLIIDDILKDDYKNTYPRMLMDTFIFVDDTTDYIFVEKVQENEFLLSYTRKDNFDLGKKITILSALILSGKLRQYQLKNNQDMELHALKSFMDMKDLGLVKIKNHQMIFLNQQAKKILNLEKDMVAFNEIQKEMSPMLYLDQLIQAKSWQVSYKQDELRLWSFLLDYDIYLLVEEVKENNLNEQDLEWKKNQNHGVLLIDISNYKSVIQYYGFSVYLDKLNDLLSQISSFSNHHSLAYKLENHHHLYILLNTRDKRVTERFSNKLSKAYEGLFNFSYAYQAMNYEFNKVKSSLIQLMAHNISQEVIYSDKSIRKQEETESLYLQTLDNIIKQKTIKLKHLYIKNWKHQKVTHIEIKPHHLNILTDKKVLNDVLDKNDLNIAYDKLIMNSLIQESKKLDKLLRWILPISIDSIKSKKAFNYLLRRLEVMKNHHVSFVLDIDDYLKLSSSDQTYLQEKEISICIKGQIRDIFTLESLKTLDYVYIDESTFNHEFNQIWIDALKKRFKHIIYDHGQETLVKADLERMDIELIKGEYAGQEND
- the rdgB gene encoding RdgB/HAM1 family non-canonical purine NTP pyrophosphatase, with product MMEIIIVSDNPGKIKEYQDKLKPIKLIPYKNILPIEDIPETGKTFRQNAFLKADTVHRMTNKACIADDSGLVVESLPDELGVHSKRFSIQMTDEANNKLLIKKLKGIENRKAYFHTSICLILPFEKPRFYEGQVHGEIIDQPQGHHGFGYDPIFKINELNQTLAQLDIQEKNKFSHRAKAMDLLIKDLKNEYPDLF